The DNA window GTCCACGTCGGAGGTGTCCGGATCGACGAGCGCCACATTGGCGTCGATGCGGATGCGGATGTCCGGGAAAATCTCGTGAAAGCGCTGCAGACGCCACACCAGCCACTTGCTCGCGAAGACCGGCGCAACCGACACGGTCAGAACATCGTCGCGACGGCGTTCGGCGAGGGCCAGCCCGGCCGAGATTTCCGCAAATCCGGCGCTCAGGTACTTCAGTATATCCTGGCCGAACGACGTCGGCTTCAAGCCCTTCGGCAGGCGCTCGAACAGGGGGCGTCCGAACTGTTCCTCGGCCTTGAGGATCTGCTGGCTGACTGCCCCAACGGTCACGCCGAGTTCGTCAGCTGCCGCCCGCAAGGTTCCCCACCGGCCTGCGGCCTCGACGGCCCGTAGCCCGTTGAGATGGAAGCGGCTCAGGTTCCTCATATAGCTTTTCTATAGTCTCCTACAGATAAAATCCATACCGTCAGGCACGCGAAAGAACCATCATGCAGAGATGTTAAACCTCTTCAGCCTTGCCAAGCGATTGCTCAGCCCCTGGCCGGGCCTTCAGGGTCCGGACGATTGCAGCGATGATCCCCTGTCCCATCCAGCCCTGCAGCGCATGAGTCTTGAGCAATTAGCCGATCTGCCGTTCGACCGAGCCCCTCCGTCAGCGGAAGGTGTCTCTCATCCTTCGCCCGATCCCGTCGCGTCACCGTGCAGGTCACCTCTCGGTGTATGACGGCGAGTGGAAGGATCCGGCAGATCCTCTCACGTCTCCTTATCGAAACGGCGCGCCTGAGCTTCCACGAGGCGGGTCATCTTGCGCAAATCCTGCTCTCCCAAATCCATGGCGGCGTCGAGCCAGATATCGACGATGTCGCTCAATTCCTCGTATGTCAGTGGGTTGATGCGCCGTTTGGACCGGTACATGGCCTTATGGGCATTATGCTTGCGCCTGTTGCGGGCGATATAGTCCCTGACGGCGTTCTCGCCCTGGCCGTCATCCGCCAGGATGTCGACGACCCCGAGACGGTGGAGCTCCTCGGCCGTATAGACCGTTCCGCTCATGATGAGCTTCTCGGCCGCCGCGGTGCCGATCTTGCGAGAGAGGAAGCTGTAGGCTCCCATCCCCGGGAACAGGTTGAACAGGACTTCCGGCAACCCCAGCTTGGCGCTCTTCTCCGCGACGAGAACGTCGAAGGAGAGGGCGCATTCGAACCCGCCGCCGAGCGCATCGCCCTGGACAAGGGCGATCGTGATCACAGGCGTATGAAACGCCATCGCATTTCCATAGACCACATCGATGCAGGCGTAAGCATATTTCCGCAAGCTCTCACGATCCCGCCGGCGAATGCAATCCGCGAAATAGGCGAGATTCCCGCCGAAGTTGTACACGCCCGGTGTCTGGGATGCCGCAACGAAGTATTCGAGGTGCTGATGCTGCTCGCGGTTGCCCTCCTCCATGATCGCGCGGACGGATTCCTGCACGCACATCATGTCCTGGAGCAATTCCATCGTGATCATCGGGTGCCGGCTCGGGCGCATGGCGGCCCAATAGATCCGGCTCTCAAAGTCGATATTAACGTCGATGTGAGGCAGGAGTAGGTTTGTGGCGCTGCCCGCCGGCGGCGCAGAATTCGGCTTCTGAGACGGGACTGCAGGAGGCGAACCGACTTCGTAATCGACAGTTTGGGCCTCGTCGCGGACATGGCCAGCGACTTTGACCGAGGGGGCCGGCATCAATACTCTCCATCATAGAGAATTTCGGACAGACAGCGAGCTTCATCTCGCCGTCGTTCAGGACGCCGTGGTTGCGACAGGCCTCCTTTCCTATGGATAATGGTCTATTAACGACCACCTGTGTAGTCGCCTATGCCGTTTCGTAAGCAACTTGGTTAATGGTCGGAGCCTTATCCGCACAAGTGACATCGATCAAGGAACGTACCTCAGCGCGGCGTTGCCGTTGTCATGCTACGGCAAAAAGGCCGGATTAACCAATACCTGAAGAAACAGGCATCCGCAGACGCATGATCAAACGTTATTGTGGTATAAATACCTTATTCAGTTTGAGATCAGCGTAGTCAAGCCAGCAAAATGACGTCGACTTACAGCCTTGTCTCACTGCTGGACCAGAGTGTCGATCTCTGCAGAGACCTTCGAACCACGCTAGCACGAGTACAAAACCCATGGCCGATCGAATAACCATCATCAAACTGATCATCACGTAAGCCTATAGCGAAGAGAACTCAGCGACTGATCCATCTCATTGGCCAGGGATGCCGGGGGGCAACACATGGCGCGCATTCTGATCGTTGACGACAGAAGCACGAACCGCAACATCTTCTCTCGATTGGCGCAGGCCATTGAGGAAGGTGCGGAGGTTCATGCCTCCGCGTCACCCCATGAGGCGCTTGATTGGCTGGATGAAAACTGCCCCGACCTGATCATCACCGATTTCCGAATGCCCGGTATGGACGGCGCAGAGTTCACCAGGCGTGCCAGGAACAGCGTCAACGGCGCCGATGTTCCCATCATCGTCATCACGGCCTACGACGACAGAGCCTTCCGGCTCCAGGCTCTTGAAGCAGGCGCTACCGATTTTCTCCGCTCGCCCGTCGATCATTACGAATTCACGACCCGGGCCCGCAACCTTCTCAAGCTTCAGAGACAGCAGCAGTTCATCAAGAGCCGCGCCCTGGCCCTTGAGCAGCAACTCCTCATCAGCGAGCGCTCTCAGGAAGAACTGGTCCGGAGCAGTCGCGAGGCACTGACCCAGGTCATCGACAGCGTTCCGGCGATGATCAGCGCAACCGACGAGGACAACCGCATCCTCTTCGTCAACGCCTACTTTGCCGAGTTCGCCAACATGTCTCCCGAGTCCCTCCTCGGAAGACCCCTGCCCGCAGTCCTTCAGAGCGACAATGCGGACCATGGCGAACGCGTCCATAAGGCCGTTCTCGGAAAGCAGCGGGCGTCAACCAGCTTTGAGGAGCGCATCTCCGACAGCAACGGGTCGGAGCGCGCCTTCCTGACGACCAAGACGTCCCTGCGCGAGCTCACAGGCGGCGTGACGGGCGTTCTCACCACCTCGATCGACATCACCGAGAGAAAGCAAGCCGAGAACACTCTCCGGCATATCGGCCTGCATGACACGCTGACCGATCTCCCAAACCGCAGGATGCTCTACGAGAGGGTTCAGCAGGAAATTGATGCCGGTGAAGGGCAGTTTGCCCTGTTCCTGATCGATCTCGACCGTTTCAAGTCCGTCAATGACGCCCTCGGCCATGCGGGCGGCGACCGAATCCTTCAGCAGGTGACGGGTCGCCTCATCGGTTGCGTGCCGAGCACCCATCTCGTGGCCAGGATGTCCGGCGACGAGTTCGTTGTTCTGCAAACCAGTGTCGCCGCAGCCCAGGATTCGGAGGCACTGGCGCGCCATATCATCGACAGCCTGTCGACCCCGTTTCTCCTGGACGGGAACGAGCTCAGGCTCGGCTGCACCATCGGGATCGCCATGTCTCCGGGCGACGGACGAGACGTCGAGAAACTCCTCCGATACGCCGATCTGGCGATGTATCAGGCCAAGGCCGAGGGGAGAAACACGGTCCGCTTCTACTCCCAGGAGATGGAAAGCATCTCACTGAACACCATCAGTCTGGAAGCGGACCTTCTGAAAGCGATCTCGCAGGAGCAGTTCGTTCTGCACTACCAGCCTCAGGTCGATCTGGCGACAGGAGCGATCGTCGGGGCGGAAGCCCTTCTGCGCTGGGTCAGACCCGAGTTCGGCATCACGTCGCCCCACGTCTTCATCGACATCGCCGAGGAGACGGGCCTCATCAATGAGATCGGGGCTTGGGTTCTTGGAGAAGCCTGCGCTCAGGCGGCTCTCTGGCACGCCCACGGGCATGCGCCTCTGCAGATCGCCGTGAATCTGTCGCCGGTGCAGTTCCTGCGCCAGGACATCGTGCAGCTCGTCGCCGAGACCCTGCAGGCGACCGGTCTGAGGCCGGAATGCCTCGAGCTCGAACTCACCGAGGGCAGTCTTCTCAGGGATGTCGAGAGAACCCAGTTGATCCTGCACGAACTCAAGAAGCTGGGCGTGAAGATTGCGATCGACGATTTCGGCGTCGGCTATTCCTCGCTCAGCTATCTGAAGAATTTCGAGGT is part of the Microvirga terrae genome and encodes:
- a CDS encoding crotonase/enoyl-CoA hydratase family protein, with translation MPAPSVKVAGHVRDEAQTVDYEVGSPPAVPSQKPNSAPPAGSATNLLLPHIDVNIDFESRIYWAAMRPSRHPMITMELLQDMMCVQESVRAIMEEGNREQHQHLEYFVAASQTPGVYNFGGNLAYFADCIRRRDRESLRKYAYACIDVVYGNAMAFHTPVITIALVQGDALGGGFECALSFDVLVAEKSAKLGLPEVLFNLFPGMGAYSFLSRKIGTAAAEKLIMSGTVYTAEELHRLGVVDILADDGQGENAVRDYIARNRRKHNAHKAMYRSKRRINPLTYEELSDIVDIWLDAAMDLGEQDLRKMTRLVEAQARRFDKET
- a CDS encoding putative bifunctional diguanylate cyclase/phosphodiesterase; its protein translation is MARILIVDDRSTNRNIFSRLAQAIEEGAEVHASASPHEALDWLDENCPDLIITDFRMPGMDGAEFTRRARNSVNGADVPIIVITAYDDRAFRLQALEAGATDFLRSPVDHYEFTTRARNLLKLQRQQQFIKSRALALEQQLLISERSQEELVRSSREALTQVIDSVPAMISATDEDNRILFVNAYFAEFANMSPESLLGRPLPAVLQSDNADHGERVHKAVLGKQRASTSFEERISDSNGSERAFLTTKTSLRELTGGVTGVLTTSIDITERKQAENTLRHIGLHDTLTDLPNRRMLYERVQQEIDAGEGQFALFLIDLDRFKSVNDALGHAGGDRILQQVTGRLIGCVPSTHLVARMSGDEFVVLQTSVAAAQDSEALARHIIDSLSTPFLLDGNELRLGCTIGIAMSPGDGRDVEKLLRYADLAMYQAKAEGRNTVRFYSQEMESISLNTISLEADLLKAISQEQFVLHYQPQVDLATGAIVGAEALLRWVRPEFGITSPHVFIDIAEETGLINEIGAWVLGEACAQAALWHAHGHAPLQIAVNLSPVQFLRQDIVQLVAETLQATGLRPECLELELTEGSLLRDVERTQLILHELKKLGVKIAIDDFGVGYSSLSYLKNFEVDTLKIDRSFVSSLSDGTRDEAIVRAIISMAESLELKVVAEGVETQSQLACLLNHPCDEAQGYLFSRPVPSDAFDELLKERPRYRLPRQDLPLRKARTR